The genomic stretch TGATTGTCGCGGGCGAACACCTGCTGGGCGTGCTGGGAGAGCCGCCTACGACGCCCGCGGAGGAGACGGCCTCGGGAAGGGCCATCCTGTGTGGACGGCTCATCAAGAAGGCGTACTACACGGGCGTCGTTCAGGAGTGAGTGGGTCAGTCCGGCTTTGTCTCCACCGGAGCGGATGCGTCCAGGAGGCGGAGTCGCTCGTCGAGGAGTTCCACGAGCACTCGGACGTGCGGCTCCTCCAGCAGGCTGGTGTGGGTTCCTGGCACGGGGCTCACTCGTACGGCTTCGGTGAGCCACTGGGACCAGCCCTCGTCCTCGGCGCGAGCGCTCGGGCGCTGCGTGGCGCGGAACAGCTCGGCCGTTCCCGCGTAGCGATTCGCGGGCACGTAGTTGCGATAGGCCTCGCCGAGGCGCTCATGGACGGAGAAGAGGCGCTCGATGTGGCTCGCGTCCAGTCCGCCCGCGGCGGGGAGTCCGCGCAGGACCTCGATCATCCGTGGGAGCAGCGCTTCGTCCGTGGCGTCGCTGAGGTGCTCCAGTGCTTCGGCGGGCACGTCCTGGATGGACAGCCCCGCCATCTGCCCGAAGGCCACCAGTCGCGCGAGCGGCGGAGGTGCGGGCTCGGGTTCGGTCGAGGGCGCGAGGCTGTCGAGCAGCGCGAGGAACTCCACCGTCTCTCCGTGCGATTGGAGCTGCCGCGCCATCTCGAAGGCGACGGCGCCTCCGAGTGACCACCCCGCAATGCGGTACGGCCCGCGCGGTTGGACTTCTCGGAGCTGCGCGACGTAGAGGCCGGCGAGTGACTCCATCGTGTTGGGAGGCAACACGCCTCCTTCCAGCCCCGAGGCGAACACTCCGTAGAGTGGCCACGTCTCTCCCAGGTGCCGGACGAGCTCCGTGTAGCTGAGCACGCCGCCTCCGCCGCCATGGATGAGGAAGAGGGGGTGCTGCTCGGACGTCCCTGCGTCCAGTCGCTCCAAGTTGGGACCGAGCGCGGCTCGCGATGTGGGCTCCACCCATCGCGCGAGCTGCTCGACCGTTGAGCTCTGGAACAAGGCGGACAGCGGAAGCACGCGTCCCGTGCGCTCGCGCAGCAGCGACATGAGTCGGACCGCGAGCAGCGAGTGGCCCCCCAGAGTGAAGAAGTCGTCGTCGAGGCCGACGCGTTCGAGGCGAAGGACTTCGGCGAACGCCGCCGCGACTTGCTCCTCCGCGTGGGTGCGTGGCGCCGAGAAGGGCCGTGCCTGAGAGGAGAGGTCGGGAGGAGGGAGTGAGTTGCGGTCGACCTTTCCGTTGAGGGTGAGAGGGAGAGCCGGAAGGAAGACGAAGGAGGAGGGGACCATGAACTCCGGGAGGGAAGCCCGGAGGGAGGAGCGGAGGGAGTCGGAGGAGAGAGGGGAGGAGGAGACGAGATAGGCGACGAGGCGCTTGTCGCCGGGAGAGTCGTGGCGAAGGAGGACAGAGGCTTCGAGGACGGAGGGG from Myxococcaceae bacterium JPH2 encodes the following:
- a CDS encoding non-ribosomal peptide synthetase, coding for VEWNDTHASLPDERSIHQRFQSLARLFPHSPALVFQGLSLSYQQLDERSNQLAHLLLSRGVSPGSFVALFLERSFDLFVSLLAILKAGAAYLPLDSSFPKARLALLLSDSSPSLLLSHSHLSHLLPSSSVPSLLLDSSPLDSFPSSPPLSFSSPLSLAYLLFTSGSTGRPKGVLVPHQAVLRLVSSSPSFIRFGPSFSFLQLAPTSFDASTLEIWGALLHGAPLFIPPPHPLSLEDIASLIRLHSPSSLWLTSALFDSLCLHHPDALALVPQLLSGGDVLSPSLVRNHLSRLPPLSSFTNGYGPTENTTFSSTHSLSSSSSFSSSVPIGRPLPLSSTFVLDDSLLPCPIGVPGELFVGGLGLAWGYLSSPHLSAERFLPNPFSSSPGQRLYKTGDKARWLSDGSLQFLGRSDFQVKLRGFRIELPEVEAALLSLPSVLEASVLLRHDSPGDKRLVAYLVSSSPLSSDSLRSSLRASLPEFMVPSSFVFLPALPLTLNGKVDRNSLPPPDLSSQARPFSAPRTHAEEQVAAAFAEVLRLERVGLDDDFFTLGGHSLLAVRLMSLLRERTGRVLPLSALFQSSTVEQLARWVEPTSRAALGPNLERLDAGTSEQHPLFLIHGGGGGVLSYTELVRHLGETWPLYGVFASGLEGGVLPPNTMESLAGLYVAQLREVQPRGPYRIAGWSLGGAVAFEMARQLQSHGETVEFLALLDSLAPSTEPEPAPPPLARLVAFGQMAGLSIQDVPAEALEHLSDATDEALLPRMIEVLRGLPAAGGLDASHIERLFSVHERLGEAYRNYVPANRYAGTAELFRATQRPSARAEDEGWSQWLTEAVRVSPVPGTHTSLLEEPHVRVLVELLDERLRLLDASAPVETKPD